Genomic window (Daucus carota subsp. sativus chromosome 5, DH1 v3.0, whole genome shotgun sequence):
AAATATTCGGATAATGGACATGAGTAACGTAAGAGTggagtttataatattttgggaTAGAAAAGAAGGAAATATTGAATATTAGTCGGCCGTTgcgtaaataataataaaattttaatatagatgAGCGGAGATTATTGGTTAAAAAGAATGAGTAATAAAAGATAATtggatatcaaatatataaatataaatgagctttATAATTACTATCATTATACTATGAAATAAAAGTTGTGTATGATTTTCTAAGCCAGCATGAAAAAACGATTATTCGAGATtaattaatgaatatatatatataaacctacTTGAAGTAGATACTTTGGAATTATTTTTATTCCTTTAAAATGATAATACTAAATCTATACTACCTTGTGTGATATAGAATGTATATGTTCCGGAAAGGCGGAGCCAATTATGAGTATTAAATTTGTACAGTCTTATCAAGCTAAGGACGTCAGGCAAGTTCATTATCCCTCTCTTGACGTGAAGTTTTTCGTGCCTATTTGATAATTGTGTGAAAAGTGTTGATTGTGAAGATATTACATTTCGTACCAACGTGAATCGAGAAAATATCTCTGTTTCATTTGGAAGACTTTAAAGATATTGTTCATATATTACTTTCTATAATTCGAGCCCTCCCATTGTACGGGGATGAGCTGATCCTAATAAcgataatatttttgaatcttTGAAACTTGaggtgaatacattgcagcgatGATCTCACCATAATCAACTTACTCcctttttggagatcatcttATTCCTTGGAATCTTGTTCTTTTAATTATCCTTCACTTCTAACTTCGGGTAATCTTTGTTgaaagggtgcattgttcgcacttctttgGTAGAGATGCGAAGTGTTTGTTTGGGAGAATTTTcttgtattcggaggaatctgttcaagctggtcaacacgaatttattaaattcgtggtagagttgaaatttactatctggtaaggcagatagtttagggttacaaatgttaacccttatgctagcaaatgagagtgataggtgtgtcttgtgcggttacgatcagactgcaaggatcacacaggagaacggtaatcacgaaatggtgctgatcgagccatgtagtgttaccgagaggtggaagaccagcgtttTCTTTACTTGAACTTGTGTTGTCATTTGACGGTAGCTGCTTTGTTGCTTTGACTTGAATTGTTTTCTATGCCTTACGTGCATATTCTGTTGATTGTTGTTTGTTCTATGTagacttgctgagcaatttgattgctcattcttgcatctattttattcctttttgagTAGTAACTAGTGAGTATGGCACAACTCAAAAGAACCGCCCAGAAATGGATTTTTGGCAAAGGCAGGGAAAATGCGCATCACCAAGCTGAGACTGCTAGACTACGCCGCTTGGTAGTACGAGatatagttattataatggCCAGAAATCAGACTCCCctttatgtaataaagttagacTCTATAGTAATGTTGTAtgacgatcgaccctggacttgtggggcaagagttggattatgtaatattaatatgtaatgcaagtgttgttttgagccaGATATTTAGTGGCGGACCAGATCTGCGGGAAGtggatctgggggcgtcacaaATAATGCTTACAAAAAGTATAAAGAAATGAGATGGATGGAGTACCACGTATGAGTTTACTACAAGGAAATGGTCAAACATTGTGGTGTATAATAAAAAgcttgatatataaatttacattcaATTTTCCAAGATGAAAGATTTTCATCACTAACAACGGATAATGATAGCATACTGAGAAAAAAAAGGGATTAAAATCCCAGGTACCATTCATCTGCAGCCAAGAAACAGTAACCACACTATTGACAAGGGCGAAACCTCACATTCACGTAAGGTTTTCTGGTTCTTCTCTCTAACAAATGCCTAAACTCACGACTACAAAATTGTACAAACTTATGAAGGTTGCAAAAATAAGCATGTAGATAAAAGATCTGATATCTAAACCCTAAAATATCCTCTATATGTATCATCTATGTATTAAAAATGAACGGGGAGTATAGTATGGATGAGGACTTTTTATTCCAAATTCCAATGCCTGAATAAGCCATATAGAGTATACGGATCACCACAACCataataattactccctccgtcccacaatacatgtcactttgacttttttcacgtgaTTTGAgatgcaaataaaacatatgtctatatattatttttcaaattttctttttctgaataaaaatatggatgttatacttttattcagaaaaagaaaatttgaaaaataatgtatagaagtatgttttatttgcacatcaaatcacgtgcaaaaagtcaaagcgacgtgtattttgggacggagggagtagatagatatatatttctctaaaatattaGTACTGCATAAAGATTACTTAAATATTCTAATTTCCAATTATTACTTCAGattttatcttataaatataacaaaaatcaTTATAGCTATGACTTAAGAATGAGTATCCTCAAACATTTCAAACCTACAAAAGAAATTCTGTAATGCCTAGCAAGGCACAAATAATATTATGATGAACTAGCCTGTTGCAAGGGGGATGAGAGATTAATGCTGTTCACGCTTAACACGGGCTTTGAGTATTCCGGGAAGTGGAGGAGAGGTGGGAGTTCTTCTCAGCTGTATGCTTGACTTAGATGGGTCGGTGATTTGAGGTTGGAAAATGCTCGAGCTTTCACCTCTATCCGCTGAATCATTGCCTTCTGGCTTTCCACAAAATTTCATAGCCTTGAGAATGTAGTTGTCATCATAGAGCTCAAAAGGGGTGCTGCATTAGTATTAAACTAGAAGCTGAGAAAGGTGGGAGAAGTAAAAATTATAGAAAGAGGTATTTACTAAAATCAGTATATCATACTATTGAACAAGGGAACAATTATCATGAACATACTAATTACCAAAAGAAAGATTATTAGATGATAATATGAACCAAATAGTGAATACAGTTACAGATGCATTCTCCTTGTCTATTCCTTCTCTTGCAGTAACGAAAaccaatttttaatcattatacAACAGTTTATATGATTGGTTGGTAAAACATTGGCAATTACCTTAAATtagaaaggaaaagaaaaacttaacattagaaacaatttttatatgaattagTAAAAAGAAAGATCAATATCTATATGTTGCTCCGTGTCCGTACCTATTAAAGTCAAAGTGCACCAGTTGCATATCTTCAGATATTTCCACCTCTACAGTTGCATGAGGTCGGGTCTACAGTTCCAAAAGCCACATATTATGAGAGCAGTTGCTATAATAAGATAAGAATGACAAAGAAGAAAACACAACCACATTTGCCCACTAGTGGCCGTACAATTGCACGTACAATTGCACAACTTGCGCTAGAGTTTTAGTAATGTGGTACTTGATGAGAAAAATAGACatttatatagaaaatataaaattctaatattGTATTCTCTTAGTAAACTAAGTTCTATCTTATAACTCTTTCCTGCACAATCTACTAAATTTTGTAACGTCTTTTTAAAGAAAACTCACCCAGTCTATAAAAAAGTGATTAATTTGACTCCTACTTTCTTTTAAATAGAAGCAAGCTGTGCACTAGCTGTCCTTTTTTGTTCAGGTTGCAGTTCCTTTGCCAACATttgatgataaaataataatacattatCAAGTAAAAAGTTTTGAAACATGTAACCAACTAAACCAAATGTTACAATTTTCACAACTTGTTTCCCTGGTTCTGATCCTTCTAGTAACAAAAAATGTGGATGAAATCATAAATTACACTATAGGGGCCAAAAAAGAAGATGACATGTTAAGGTTTCACAAATCACAATGCTATCCTGGTAGATTATACCCCTAAAAGGGAgaattgaaataaataatatattcacaTTGTATTCCTACTGAACTGTGGAAGAGATAATAATCACTTTAGAAACCATAATTACAAGGAGAAATCCAAATTACTGACAGAACTTAAACTTAAGATAAAGTAGACATAGTTACTATATAATCATATTCACCTGCACTAGTATGAAAGGTAGAGCCACCCCTCCACTAGGAGGATCTCCAGAGCTGTATAATTTCTCATTCCGCTGTATAAGATTTTGCATACCTTCATACTTTAAGGGACGTAAGAGACTGTTATTAGAAAGACGACTTTTGACCATAACCCGTACAAATATGTCCATTACATCATAAGCATATAGGCAGTACTTGACTGAAATTTTGCTTTTGCATAAAGATTTCAGCATAGAATCAAAGGAAAATATACTAAAGATATCTTACCTGGTCCTCTAGCTCTTGCAAATATGCTGCTTTCTTGTCAACTTTACATTTCAGTCCAAGACGTTCACTCTGcagtttcataatttaaaaataaattaaaaaagatatttaatattaaatactcTTTCTTTCTTGTTCCATTCTTAGCCGGTTCCTAAGTTAGTCATACATGTAACTGATAAAAATCAATTTTCCAATAAGGTCTAATATGCAATATGGATTATGGAGGAACATAAGGATGTAAGGAAGAGGGTTTTAGGTAGATAGAGAGACCTTCAATTTTTCGATATCACTTAAGCTAGTTTGAGGCAGACCCCTCCACTGTATTTCCTTTTTGTCCTTGGAAATAATATCCATGGCCATGAGAACATTCAGCGCATCATATACCCTTCGACGTATGTTTTTCCCATCATATTTTTGCTGTgatatatcattaaaaaaattatattactttcTAAATTAAAGAATTTAGATTCCAGAGAAGATCTGATAGAAAGTGTTTATCAATAGCATCTTGTGGTGACAAACCTGATCTGGAGATGAAAGACTATGATTAGGGTCAGAGAATTCAGCTACAAGTTCATCAGCAACCTAGCATATGTTCACTTAGTTCAGATATTCATTGTAAAGTATATGCTCGTAATTAAGACAACTGTAAAGTATGTGCTCGTAACTGAGACGAGTGTAAGATCCTCAACAATATGTAACTAATGCTATGATTCCAACTATATCCCTATAAGATAATAAATGctctatttaaataatttgactaCTAGGAGCATTACACCAACATTTAGACCAATAAATGAAAAATTGGTCTTTGTGCAACAACCTTAAAAAGCAAATATTCAAGAACAGAGGAGTAACTAGTAAGGACTACAAAATTAAAAGGCACAGAAAATTGAGTGTGATTTCTCCGATATTGATTTCTAATTTAAAGCAAAAATTACAATCTTTGTATTATGTTCAGTTCCGTTTCTAAGCTCCTTTTTACTACATAGATTGTGAAAATCATATGTGGTCTTGCTAGTCAGACCAGTGATTACTTGCTGGGATTCTTAGCTCATTGCTTCAATAATATAGGTCTGTCTAGGACAAGGATAAAGTATGCCACATGTTTATTTCATAGACAGCCATATTTAGATCATCGTCAGTCAAAAACACTTGGGACTTGCAAATCTAATTCTTGgattcttttttaatatttgagacATTGTTTAAGGATCGATCAAACTATTGTCACACAGTATTAACATTACAGAAGTCATTGATGTTTTagttattgaattttaaataacagTCCAGAAACTTCAGTAATAATGATTCTCTAATATTTTTGCTTAAGTTCAATTGTAGAAACTGACTGCCTGAAAGTAAGTCATACAATGCCAAAAAAACTAATTCATGCTGGTGCAGAATACGTA
Coding sequences:
- the LOC108220898 gene encoding transcription factor-like protein DPB; this translates as MRAPSAQSVSSSSGTSQAVATPHAQNSFLNLNHLHIQQPPQFDNDVDNDVDDAASQAPVGHKKKKRGQGAIDGDKSGRGLRQFSMKVCEKVESKGRTTYNEVADELVAEFSDPNHSLSSPDQQKYDGKNIRRRVYDALNVLMAMDIISKDKKEIQWRGLPQTSLSDIEKLKSERLGLKCKVDKKAAYLQELEDQYEGMQNLIQRNEKLYSSGDPPSGGVALPFILVQTRPHATVEVEISEDMQLVHFDFNSTPFELYDDNYILKAMKFCGKPEGNDSADRGESSSIFQPQITDPSKSSIQLRRTPTSPPLPGILKARVKREQH